A region of the Deinococcus aquiradiocola genome:
TGCGCACCAGCAGCAGCACGGTGTTCGTGTCCCGCTCCCCGAACCGGTCCTTCAGGAGGGCCGTGACGCGCGCACTCTCGGAATCCGTGAGGCTGCCCGGATCGGCACTCAGGCGGGCAGGTGCCCGCGACGCGAACGGAATGCAGGCGAGCACGGCGAGTGCCCACACCAGCAGCACCAGCCAGGGACGACGGGTCACGACGGAAGCGAGAGGGCGCACCCGCGTAGTAGAACAGAAAGCCGCCCCGCCAACTGCGCCGACCCGCCCCGGCCGGACGGCAGGAGGCCGGGTTCCGGATCAAAACCCTATCAGGTGTCGCCGGAACCGGTCTCCTGCCGCGCCAGCCACGTCTGGTACGGGACGCGCGCCAGCTCGAAGGTGTCGGCGGTGCGCGTGTACCCGCCGCGCCCACCCATGCGGCCCACCAGCTGCAGGGCCGCCGTGTCCACGTACAGCCGCTCGGGGTCCAGCATCGCGTCGTCCCGGACGTGCACGCCCAGCACCTCGCCCAGCACCACGCGGTTCCGGCCGATGCGGACGGTCTGCACCTCCCGGCACTCCAGGCTCACGGGGCTCGCCGTGACGCGCGGCACGCGCACCAGCGTGCCCGGCGTGAGCTGCAGGCCCGCCACGCCCGCCTCGTCCACGCCGGGCGGGAAGTCCGTCGCGGAGAGGTTCATGGCCTCACTCAGCGCCTCGCTCACCAGGTTGATCACGAATTCCCCGCCGCCCGCACCGTCCGGCCCGGCGATGTTGCGGGCCGTGTCCTTCGGCGTGCCGTCCGGCCGGTCGCCGGGCGAGAACGCCACCACGGCCGGATCGCTGCCCATCATGTTGAAGAAACTGTACGGCGCGAGATTCACGCCGCTCCCGTCGAGGTTCAGGGTGCTGACCCACGCGATGGGGCGCGGCACGATCACGGCAGTCAGCAGTTTGTACCCGTCGGCGGGCGAGAGGGCAGCGAGGTCGTAATGCATGACCCAGGCTACCGGATGCCCCTGCCGGGAACCGTGCCGTGAAGGGCCGCTCAAGGCGCGAAGCTGACCGCTCCTTGAGAGATGGACGCCTGTCATGAACCACTCACTACAATGCACTCAGATCACCAGAACGCACGCCAGCGGCTCGGTACGGCGCGCGGCACCGCAACTCCCGGAGGCAGACATGGATTGGCAGAACCTACCCAGCAGCAACAACGTAGAGGACCGTCGCGGCAGCGGGGGAGGGCGCGGCGGCGGGGTCGCCATCGGCGGCGGCGCGGCCATCATCATCGCGCTGCTCGGCTGGTTCTTCGGCATCGACACCAGTTCCATCACGGGCGGCAGCCAGACGCAGTCGCGGCCCAGCCAGTCGCAGGGCAGTGCGGGCACGCAGTCGCAGGCGCAGGACACGCAGTTCGTCAGCAAGATCCTCGGCAGCACCGAACAGGTGTGGGGCGACATCTTCCAGAAGAACGGCCGCACGTACCAGGCGCCGCGCCTCGTGCTGTTCTCCGGCGCGACCGACAGCGCCTGCGGTCAGGCGGACAGCGCCGTCGGTCCCTTCTACTGCCCCAGCGACACCAAGGTGTACCTCGACACGGACTTCTTCGCGCAGATGCAGGCCCAGCTGGGCGGCGGCGGCGACTTCGCGGACGCGTACGTGATCGCGCACGAGGTCGGGCATCACGTGCAGAACCTCCTCGGCATCTCCGACAAGGTCGACCGCGCCCAGCGCAGCGCCCGCAGCGAAGCGCAGGCGAACAAGTACTCCGTGGCGCTGGAACTGCAGGCCGACTGCTTCGCGGGCGTGTGGGGCAAACGCTCCAGCACGCAGACGAACCTCACGCAGCAGGACGTGCAGAGCGCCATCAACACCGCCACCGCCATCGGTGACGACGCCCTGCAGAAACAGTCCCGCGGCTACGTCGTGCCGGACTCCTTCACGCACGGCACGTCGCAGCAGCGCGTCAGCTGGTTCATGAAGGGCTTCCAGGGCGGCGACCCCGCCCAGTGCGACACCTTCAACGGCGCCATCTGACCCGGACCCCGGCCCCGGCCGTCCCTGCCTGAGCGGCACGCCCGCCTGCCGCCCCCTGTCCAGCCCACCCCGCCACAGTTGCCGCGCCGCGCCACTGCCATGATCGGAACGTGACCCGCCGCCTCACCACCCCCGCGTCCCCGGCCCACCTGAAGGTCGGGGACGCGGTCGTCGAGGTGCGCCGCAGCCCGCGCCGCCGCACCGTCGCCCTGAAGGTCGGGCCGGGCGGCGCCGTCCTGTACGCCCCGACCGGCGTGAGCGCCGCCCGCCTGACGGCCTTCCTGACGCAGCGGCAGGACTGGCTGCTCGGCCACCTCGCCACGTTCGCCCGCCAGCGCGTCCGCACGCCCCTCACGGACGGCCAGTCCCTCCCGCTGCTGGACGGCACCCTCACGCTGCGCCTCACGCCCGGCACGCGCGCCGCCCGCCGCGAAGGCACGGACCTGCACGTCCACCCGCAGCACCTCACCGCGCAGATCGAGGCGTGGTACCGGCAGGCGGCCCTCGCGCACTTCACGCCGCTCGTCCACACCCTCGACCGGCACCTGCGTGACGTCGCGCCGCAGCGCCGCGTCACGCCGCTCGGCGCGGTCCGGCTCACGCGGGCCGGGAGCCGCTGGGGCAGCTGCACCTCGCGCGGCGACATCCGCCTGCACTGGCGCCTGATGTTCGCGCCGTCCCGCGTCGCGCACTACGTCGCCGCGCACGAGGTCGCGCACCTCGCGCAGATGGACCATTCGCCGCGTTACTGGGCGACCCTCGCGCGCCTGATGCCGGACTATGCCGAACCGAAACGCTGGCTGCGCGAACACGGCGAGACCCTCACGCTCTGGGACGACCCCGCCCCCGACGACCCCGCCCCCACCGCCGACCCCCACACCGCCTGACCGGGCAGCGGCCCACACCGTATAGGTGCGGGCCGCTCGCGTTTTCCTGCGGTGGTCGTCCTGCACGTTCAGGCCCGAACGTTCAGGTCTGGGCGTTCAGGTCTGGGCGTTCAGGACGCGGTGCGGGCCGTCTGGGCCTCCCGCAGGCGACGCCACAGCAGCATCGCCACGCCGCCCGACCACGCCACGCCGAGCGCCCACCCGCCCAGCACGTCCGTCGGGTAGTGCACGCCCAGGTACACGCGCGACACGCCCATGATCACCGTGTACAGCACCCCGAACACCGCGACCGGCCAGCGGTACGGGGTGCGCCACACGAGCGCCGTGACCGTGACCGCCAGGGCCGCCGCCATGCTGCTGTGCCCGCTCGGGAAGGACGTGTCGCCCTCCTGCCACAGCCACGGGATCACCTGCGGCCGCGCCCGCCCGAACGCGAGTTTCAGCACCACGTTCAGCAGCACCGCGCCGCCCACCGACAGCAGGAAGTACCGCGCGACGCTGTGCGCCCGCGTCCACAGCCACACTGTCAGCACCGCGCAGAAGGGCAGCATCACACGTGCACTCCCGATGGTGCTGAACGCCTTCGCCAGCCCCGCGAACCACGCGGGCGCGTGCGCGCGCAGCCCCACCATGAGGGGCGACTCCCACGCGAACGGCTGCTTCTCATGGATGTCGTCCGCGATCTTGCCGAGCAGCGCGAGCGGCAGCACGATCAGCAGGGCCAGGGCCAGCAGTGGGCGCCAGTGCAGACGAATCCAGGAGATCATGAGAACCAGTGTAGGGGGCCGGGGGGAGCGGCCAGATGACAGCAGCGCAAGGGTTCTTTAGGTTGCCCTCAACACCCCCACCCTCCCCCGTGATGGACTGCTCGCATGACCGGACACACCTCAGACGAAGTGATCGGCGACGGCAGCGGGCACGCCCGCGGCACCGACGCCGACAGCGCCACCAAGACCCCCAACCAAGACCGTGGCGTGGTGCAGGACTCGCCCGGCAACCCCGACTACGGCACCGCCGACGACGCGGGCGGCAACGGCAACCTCACCGGCGAGGAACGCCCGCACCCCGAACAGGAGTAATAGGGCTTCCAGTGGTTGCCGTTCACTGAACGGCACGCACCGGGCCGCAGGCAGCAGAGGGGGCGCGCCATGGAATCATTCCACGGCGCGCCCTTCCCTTATTCAGGCGAGGCGGTCCTGCACCATGCGCGCCACCTGCCGCGCCGTCTCGTCGCCCGCCCGGGCCAGCGTTTCGCGTTCGTGCCGCGCCGCGTCCCGCAGGTCGTCCGGGAGGCTGCCGAGGTTGATGTCCACGTTCAGCAGCGTCGCCTGCAGGGCCGCGCCGAGCAGGGCCGCGCCCGCCCCCACGTCCGACACGATGCCGCGGTGCGCGGCCACCGCCGCCTCCTGCGCGAGCTGCAGGGCGGCCAGCAGGTCACGGGCGGCGTGCAGGGGGGCGCGCGTGGCGGCCTGCGCGGCCTGCGCCAGTGCCGCCTGCCGCGCGGCCTGCTCGGCGTCCGTGCCTCTGGGGAGGGCGAGGGCCGCCATGAAGCCCCCGAAGGCCGTCACGTCCGCGTCCGGATGCCCGCGCAGCGCGTCCAGCTGCGCGCGCGCCCGCGCCAGCAGGGCGTGCACGTCCGGCGTGGCGGTGCGGCGGCGCGCCGTGACCTCCAGCGCCATGCACACCAGCCCCAGCCCCAGCGCGCCCGTCACGGCCGCGACCGACCCGCCGCCCGGCGTGGGGTCGCCCGACGCCGTCCGGTCGAGCAGGTCGGCGGCCGTCAGGTCCCACAGGCTCACCGGGCCGCCCTCCGAAGTTCACGGCAGGTGGTCATTCCTGGCGTTCCTCCTGCTGCACCTGCTCGCGCAGCCACAGCATCAGCGCCTCGGCGCTCGCGGGGTTGGTGGCGAGCGCGATGTCGTGCACGTCGCACAGGCGCACGAGGGCGCTCACGTCCGGCTCGTGCGGCTGCGCGGTGAGCGGGTCGCGGAAGAAGAACACGGCCAGCACCTGCTCGGTCGCGATCCTCGCCCCGATCTGCTGGTCGCCGCCCATCGGGCCGCTCAGGACGCGCTCCACGTTCAGCCCCGTCTGCTTCTGCAGGATGCCGCCCGTCGTGCCCGTCGCGACCAGATGAAACTGCCGCAGCACGTCCCGGTGCGACAGGGCGAACAGCGCCAGTTCGAGCTTCTTCTTGTCGTGCGCGATGAGCGCCACCTGCCGGGTGCGCGTGGACGGATGGGCGTCGGTCATGCGCCGATTGTGGCACACGTGCCCCGCACGGTCGGAAGGCGCGTCAGACAGCCGCCGGTGTGCGCGCCGTGAAGTCCCAAGGAATTGTCGGGAGCCGTTCAGCCGCCTGTCACGCCGTGCGGGAATCCTGAGGGCATGAACTTCACCCGACCTGCCGTGCGTGCCGAACGGGGCGCGCGCCGTCCGCGTCTCTCCTGGGCACTGATCGCCCTGCTGACCGGTCCCCTGGCGGGCGCCCAGGGCATGACCGCGCAGACCATGACCGCGTCGTCCGCCGCCCCTGCGGTGTCTGGTGGCCGCGCGGTGCAGGTGCTGCCGCACAGCCGCGTCGTCACGGTCCTGAACGGCACGCCCGCGTGGTTCGTGTGCGACCGTACCGACGCGCGCAGCGTCGCCGTCCTCGGCTGGCCGGACGCGCGCGGCCTGAGTCGCCTCACCACGTACAGCAAGACCAGACCCGGCGAGTACGTCTGGAAGTCGTACCGCGTCGGTGCGGCCGACCCCGGCGCGGGCCAGATCTACTACCCGCTCACGCCCGCCGGGACCGGCTCCGCACCGAACAACGTCCACAGCTTCAACACCGGCATGCTGGACCGCCCGGAGCAGGCGCTCACCCCCGCCATCACCGGCGTCACCAGCAGCGAGGGGAGCGGCGAGTGCCGCTGGACCCTGAACACGCGCCTGCTCGGCTTCGACGCGCGGCGCAGCGTCCTGATCACGCAGGCGCCCGGCGGGACGCTCACGTACCAGACCTTCGACTTCGCCGCGCCCGGCACGCCCACCCACCCGGACGGCGCGCAGCGCAGCAGCACGCCCAGCCTGACCGTGACGGGCGGCACGCGCCTCCTGACGCAGACGCAGGAGGCGTTCGTGTTCCGGAACAACGGGTACACGTACACGGTGCGCGTCGCCCGCGAGGGCCAGCCCGCCGGGGCGAGCGTCACCGTCAGCTGGGCGGGGAAGACCGTGCAGCAGGAGACGCTGACCGGCTACACGTACGCCACGCGCCGCTGACCTGAGGAAACGCCCGGACCGGGATCAGTCGTTGGCGACGCCGGTCGCGAGAGGGAAGCGCAGCGTGGCGCGCGTGCCGCCCAGCGGGGACGCTTCCAGCGCCACCTCGCCGCCATGCGCGAGCATCAGGGCGCGCACCACCGCGAGGCCCAGACCGGTGCCGCCACTGTCGCGCGAGCGGGACGTTTCGAGCCGCACGAAGTTCTCGAAGACGCGTTCGCGTTCCACCTCGGGAATGCCGGGACCGTCGTCGTCCACGTGCACGCACAGGCCACGGCTGGCGTGCGGGGCCTGCACCGTGAGGTGCACGCGGCTGCGCGCGTGCTTGAAGGCGTTCTCGGTGAGGTTCACGAACACCTGCCGCAGCCGGTCCGGGTCGGCCCGCAGGGGCGTCTCCTCGCCCAGCACCTCCACGTGGATGGCGCGGTCGGCGCGGGCCGCCTGGATGTCGTCCGCGACGGCGCGCAGCATGGAGAGCGTCTGCACCTGCCGGGGCTGCACGGTCAGGCGGCCCGCGTCCGCGAGCGACAGGGTCCGCAGGTCCGCCACGAGGCGCGTGAGCAGCTGCGTCTGTGCGGACAGCTGCAGCACCTGCTCCTGATCGAGCGGGTAGATGCCGTCCTCGATGGCGTCCAGCCGGGCCTGCATCACGGTGAGCGGCGTGCGGAGCTCGTGCGCGATGGACGCGACCGTGTCGCGCCGCTCCTGTTCGAGCACCTCCAGGCCCTGCGCCATCACGTTGAAGTTCCGGGCGAGTTCGGTCGTCTCGCGGTCGCCGGGCAGCAGGCGCGCGCGGGCGCTCAGGTCACCCGCCGCGACGTGCATGGCCGCCTCCGACACGGCGCTGATGGGCCGCGCGATGCGGCGCGCGAGGAGCGCGGCGAGCAGCATGCCGAACAGGGCCGACACGAGGCTCGCGCCGCGCAGGCTCTCGCCCACGTCGCGCAGGAAGTTGCGGGCGCGGCTGGCGGGAGAGAACTTCATGCGGCGGATCTGGTCCACGGTCAGGACCGGCCCGATCAGGGTGGGGTGCGTGAAGGTCGAGGTGGTGAGCGGCCCGAGCGGCAGGAGGGGCGTGCACGGCGCGAAGCACGGTGTGGCCGCCGTGCCTGCCGGGGCGGGTACGGGCGGGGCGCTGCTCCGGTCACGGAACTGTTCGCGCAGTTCGGGCGGCAGGCGGTTGATCTGGCGCTGCACCACGAGGTTCGAGAAGAACAGCATGCTGACGCCCGTGACCGCGACCGCCAGCAGCATGCCGACCAGCAGCGTGCCGAGCACGCTCCACGACGCGGACTGCAGGCGTGCGAGCAGCTGGAAGCGGCCCGTCCCGGGGGGCGCTTCCGGCGGCCGGACGCGTGGCGGGAGGCTCAACCGCTCTCCGACAGGCGGTACCCGACGCCGCGCACCGTCTGCAGCAGGCCCGTGCCTCCGGCCGCCTCCAGCTTGCGGCGGGCGCTGGCGAGGTGTGCGTCCACCACGCGTTCCAGCGCCTCGGATTCCGGGAGGGCGGCGGCGAGCAGTTCGGCGCGCGTGAAGGCGCGGCCCGGCGTGGCCGCCATGCACGCCAGCAGCCGGAACTCGGCGGGCGTCAGGGACAGCACGTGACCGTCCAGGCGCGCGAGGACCGCGCCCGTGTCGATCTCCAGGTCCGCGATGCGGTACACCTGCGGCGCGCCTCCGTCCGTGCGGGCGGACGTGCGGCGCAGCACGGCCTTGACGCGCGCCATCACCTCGCGCGGCCGGAAGGGCTTCACGACGTAGTCGTCCGCGCCGAACTCCAGGCCGAGCACCTGGTCCGTCTCCTCGGCGCGGGCCGTGACGAGGATCACGGGCGTCTGACCGTCGGCCCGCACGGCCTTCAGGACGTCCATGCCGCTCAGGCCGGGGAGCATCAGGTCCAGCAGCAGCAGGTCGGGCCGGGCGGCGCGGTACAGGCTGAGGGCGGCCTTGCCGTCGGCGGCCTTCTCGACGCGGTGTCCTTCCTGCTTGAGGTAGGCTTCCAGCACCGCCGCGATCTGCGGTTCATCTTCGACGACCAGGACGAGTGCGCTCATGAGGGTATGGTAGGCCGGATCGGAGAAGGTTTGTCTCAGATTCCGCGCGTCTCTTCGCTGAATCTTCACACGGACTCCACCAAGCCTTCGTGCCCTGCTGGGAGGATGCCAGGTATGACCCGCCTGCCGCCCCGACTTCCGCTGCTGGCCCTGCTGCCTGCCCTGCTGTTCGGGGCGGGGCTGAGTCCGGCCCTGGCGCAGACGGCCGCGCCCACCAGCCCGGCCACCGCTCCGACCCCTGCCGCTCCGTCCCCCGCCACAACCGCCCCGGCCCCGGCGACCCCGGCCACGACCCCTCCGGCCACTCCCGCGCCCACCACCCCCACTCCGGCAGAGGCGGCCCCCGCCACGCCTGCCACCCCGGCGGCCCCGCCCACCCCAGCCACACCTGTCCCCGCGTCCACCGACACCACCCCCGCTCCCTTCACCCTGCAGGACGCCCTGAACGGCGTGACGGCCAGTGCCAGCTACCGGCAACTGCAGCTGACGCTCGCGGCCGCGCAGGCCCAGGCGCAGGCCGCGCAGGCCAGCACCGGCTTCACGGCCGGCGTGAGCGGCAGCCTGAACACCACCGCGACCGGCAGCACCGACACCGCCGGCGCCAGCACCTCCACGTCCGCCAGCGTCACCGCGACCGCCAGTCTGCCCGTCCTGCCGTGGGCGACCGCGAACCTGAACGCCCAGACGGCCGCCCGCGCGTACAGCGTCGCGCAGGTCACGTTCGCGCAGGCCACCGCCGCCCTCAGGAGCAGCGCCGAGCAGGCGTACGGGCGGGCTGTGACCGCGCAGCTGAACCTGGAGATCGCGGGCGCGAACCTCACGCTCACCGAGCGGCAACTCGCGCAGGTGACGGCCTTCCAGGCGAACAACAACGCCACCGTGCAGAGCGTCCAGACCGCGCAGGCCGCCGTGCAGACCGCGCAGACGGCCCTGCAGAGCGCCCGGAACGAACTGGGGTCCGCCCGGCAGGCGCTCGGTACCCTGACGGGCCGCGACCTGAGCGCGGCCACCTTCAGCACCGACCTGGGCGGCATGCTCGCCCTGACGGCCCTCCCGACCGTGCAGGCCGCGCAGGTGGCCGCGCAGGCTTTCAGTCCCGCGCTCGCCAGCGCGCAGAAGGCCGTCACGGACGCGCAGGCGAGCGTCACGACCGCCCAGCGTGCCCGCCGCCTGCCGGACGCGACGCTCAGCGCCCAGTACGGCCCCGGCACCAGCAGCGCCCGCACCGGCCTGAGCGGCAGCCTGAACCTGCAGTCGGGCGTCGCCAGCGCCAGCTACACGCAGGGCTTCGGGAGCAGCGGCGCGGCGTCGTCCCTGGCGCTGGGCCTGAGCGCGAACTTCAACGTGCTCGACCCGGCTGCCGACGGCACCCTGAAGGTCGCGCAGCTGCAGCTGCAGCAGGCGCAGGCGGCCGTGCAGGTGCAGACGGCCACCGTCAGCCAGAACGTGCAGGACGCGTACGACGCCGCGCAGGTCGCCGCGCAGGCGATCTCTGCCCGGCAGACGAGCGTCACGGCGTACACCACCGCCCTGGACACCGTGCAGGCGCGCCTCGCGGTGGGCCTCTCCACCGAGACGGACCTCCTGAACGCCCGGATCGCGCTCGCGCAGGCGAAACGCGACCTGAACACCGCGCAGATCACGGCCCTGACGAGCGCCGCGCAGCTCGCCGCCCTGACCGGCCTGACGGGAGCGCCCTGACCCACACGCCCGCCACCGCCCGACCACCCCACCCCGACCACCCGGCACGCTGACCCGCCCAGCACCGCCGCGCCCGCCCCGGAGGCCCCATGAACCCGCGACCCGCCCACACCCGCCCGCACCTGACCGCCCCCACCGTCCTTCTGACCGCCTTTCTCGCCGTGACGACCGCGCACGCCCAGGCCGCCACCAGCATCACGCTGCCCGCCGCCGTCGCCTCCGCCCTGACCGCCGGGTCCACCGTCCGTGACGCGCAGGCGGGCGTCACGTCCGCCGCCAGCACCCTCAGGGCCGTGCAGGCCGACCCCTCCACCCTCGCGGGCGCGCTGCTCTCCGCGCAGCAGGACAGCACCCTCGCGCAGGCGCAGCTCACGCAGGCCCGCCTGACCGCCACCCAGAACGCCGTCACCGCCTACACCGCCCTCTACCAGACGCAGGAACAGATCACCCTCCAGCAGCTCCAGATTCAGGTGGACACCAAGAACCTGCAGGTCGCTCAGGTGAAACTCAGCACCAGAAACGGCACCGCCCTCGACGTGCAGAACGCCCAGAACACCCTGAACAGCAGCCGCCAGGCCCTGCAGGACGCCCAGGCGCAACTCCTCGTGAACAGCCAGAAGCTCGCGAACGTGATCGGCAGGCCCGGCACGTACACGGCCGCCGCGCCCGCCACGCCGCCCGCCGTGCGCGCCAACACCACCCTCAGCAGCACGTACGCCGCCCTGCTGAAGGACCGACAGGCGGTCGAGACGGCCACCCTGAACGTCAAACTCGCCGACAACGAATTCACGGCCCGCGTCACGCTCGACCAGGCGCGCACCACCCTCGCGAGCGCGCAGAGCACCCTCGCCACCGACCAGAAGACGTACCTGACGACGCTCGCCACCGCGCAGAGCAGCGCCGAGGCCGCGCAGGCCAGCTACCAGACGGCCCTGCAGGCCGAAGCGAACGCCCAGACCAGCTACAAGCAGGACGCCGTGCGCCTCCAGAGCGGCACGATCAGCGCCGTCGCGCTGCTGCAGAGCCAGCTGACCCTCAAGAAAGCGCAGTACGCCCGCGCGCAGGCGCTCGTGGCGCTCTGGCAGTCGCTCGCAGCGCTCAGCACCGCCAGCGGCCAGGACGCCACCGGCCTCGCCAGGTAACGCCCGAACAGAGGAGGCGCCCCCGGAGCGTGACTTCCGGGGGCGCCTCCTGTCCTGCTGCGCCCGGGGGGCGTCACACGGGTTCCGTCCGGTCAGCCCGGCAGGTGGTTCAGGCCCGACGGACCGGAGATCATACGGTGTTGATCCGATTCCAGGGATGCCGGGAACAGCACCGACATCCCTTCTTGGGCAGAACGGACGCTCTACAGGACGCCTGCCCGCTTCTTGGGCAAAACAGCGCCCTGCAGGACGCTTGCCCGCTTCCACCTCCTCAACACCGGACTTGTTGGTGCTCGCGGTCGGGCGGCGGCTTCGCGTTCCGCTCGGCTGAACTCTACAAGTTCAGCTCAAAACCGTATCACACGTCCGGGTAGATCTTCAGTTCCGTGAGGTGCGCGCGTGGGGGGCGCGTCAGGGCGTGCGCGATGCTCTGCGCCATGCCGCGCGGGTCGATGGTCGCCTCCCACGTCATGCCCGCCTCCCGGTTGGTGGGCGTGTCGATGGCGCCCATCGGGTACACCACGCACCCCCGGACGCCCTTGCCTTTCAGTTCGTCGTGCAGGCTCAGCACGTATGCCGCGACGGCCGCCTTGCTGGCCGTGTACAGCGCGGCGCCCTTGCCGCTCATGCGGGCCGCCTGCGCGGCACTGACGCCCACGATCATGCCTTCCTTCTGCTTGAGCATGTGCGGCAGCACGCCCTGCACCGCGTGGAAGAGGGTCGTCATGTTGGCGGTCATCATGCCGTTCAGGTCGTCGGGCGTGGCCTTATGGGCGTCCTGCATGCCGTACGCGCCGACCGTGTGCACCAGCGCGTCCACCTTGTGCCTGCGCAGCTCCTCGATGCTGGCGGGGTCGGACAGGTCGAGGTCCAGCACCTCGGTGGCCGGGACGCGGTCCTCGGCACGTTTGAGGCTCTCGCCGCGCCCGACCAGAATGAGTTCCGCGCCTGCGTCCACGAGTTCCTGCGCGACGGCGGTGGCCAGCGCCCCGCCCGCTCCGGTCAGCATGATGGTGGTTCCGCTCAAGTTCGCCATGCGTTCAGCGTACCCGGAATGCGGCAGGGCGGCGTGATGGAAAAGTTCAGGGAGCGTTGGTGCGCCGCCCCCAGCCTGCACGGGCGGAGGGAGTGCAGGAACAACGGGCGAGGGGCGGCCCGTCCAGCGCCGGGGCCGCCCCTCGCCTGCTCGTTTCTGCCCGGGGTGACGAGCCGCGCGTCACCCGTCCGCTCCGGCTCCCGCCGGTCAGGACATCGACCTGACCGGCCTTCGCGTCACTTCAGGGTTTTCGCCCAGCTGAGGATGGCGGCGTTCGTGGCGTTCGCCTTCTCGAAGGTCGCGGCGTGCCCGGCGCCCGGAATGAGGACCAGCTTGCTGCCCGCGATGCCGTTGTGCATCTTCATGGCGAGCTCGGTGGGCGTGAGGTTGTCCTCCAGGCCGAACACCAGCAGGGTCGGGACCTTGATGGTCGCCAGGACGGGGTTCGCGTCGGGGCGTGTGGCGAGCGCGTTGCCGCCCGCGACCGTGCCGTTCAGGCTGGCCTGCTTCACGAGGCCGCTCAGGAACTGCACCTGGTTCGGCATCTTCATGCGGCTCTCGCCGGTCAGCATGCGGGGCAGGATGCCGGGCACGAGGCTCGCGACGCCCATCTGCTGCGCCTGCTGGGCGTTGCCGCGCCAGCTGGCGGCCTCGGCAGTCCCGGCCGGGTCGGCGGTCGTGTCGATGAACACGAGGCCCGTGAAGCGCTCGGGGCTCATGCGGTACATCTGCAGGAGCGTCATGCCGCCCATGCTCATGCCGCCCACCACGGCGCTCTTCAGGCCGAGGGCGTCCATGGTGCCCAGGATGCTGCGCGCATAGAACTCGATGCTGGCCTCGTTGCCCTGCAGGGTGCTCCTGCCGAAGCCGGGCAGGTCCACCGTGATGACCTGGTACCCGGCGGCGACGAGGGCCGCACGGTTGTTCTTGAACAGCTCGCCGGACAGCGGGTAGCCGTGAATGAGCAGCATGGGTCGGCCCCTGCCTTCGGCCTTGAAGAACACCCGGGCGCCCGTCACGTCCACCATGCCGCTCGCGGGGATCCTGCCGTTCATGAGGGCGCTGCCCATCCGGACGGGCGTCATGGGCATGCCGGGCATCGCCTGCGTCTGCATGGCCTGGCCCGGCATCTGCTGGCCCTGCATGGTCTGACCCTGGACGGGCTGGGCGGGAATGGCGTTCTGAGCGGACGCCGCGCTGACGGGCAGGACGGTGAGGGCGAACGTGAGGAGCGAACGGTTGAAGTGACGCATGCTGTGCCTCCTGGGCAGAAAGGAAAGGGGGGATGAGAGCGGCCCGTGAGGTGCTGTTCGCAG
Encoded here:
- a CDS encoding SDR family oxidoreductase, which translates into the protein MANLSGTTIMLTGAGGALATAVAQELVDAGAELILVGRGESLKRAEDRVPATEVLDLDLSDPASIEELRRHKVDALVHTVGAYGMQDAHKATPDDLNGMMTANMTTLFHAVQGVLPHMLKQKEGMIVGVSAAQAARMSGKGAALYTASKAAVAAYVLSLHDELKGKGVRGCVVYPMGAIDTPTNREAGMTWEATIDPRGMAQSIAHALTRPPRAHLTELKIYPDV
- a CDS encoding TolC family protein, whose product is MNPRPAHTRPHLTAPTVLLTAFLAVTTAHAQAATSITLPAAVASALTAGSTVRDAQAGVTSAASTLRAVQADPSTLAGALLSAQQDSTLAQAQLTQARLTATQNAVTAYTALYQTQEQITLQQLQIQVDTKNLQVAQVKLSTRNGTALDVQNAQNTLNSSRQALQDAQAQLLVNSQKLANVIGRPGTYTAAAPATPPAVRANTTLSSTYAALLKDRQAVETATLNVKLADNEFTARVTLDQARTTLASAQSTLATDQKTYLTTLATAQSSAEAAQASYQTALQAEANAQTSYKQDAVRLQSGTISAVALLQSQLTLKKAQYARAQALVALWQSLAALSTASGQDATGLAR
- a CDS encoding alpha/beta fold hydrolase → MRHFNRSLLTFALTVLPVSAASAQNAIPAQPVQGQTMQGQQMPGQAMQTQAMPGMPMTPVRMGSALMNGRIPASGMVDVTGARVFFKAEGRGRPMLLIHGYPLSGELFKNNRAALVAAGYQVITVDLPGFGRSTLQGNEASIEFYARSILGTMDALGLKSAVVGGMSMGGMTLLQMYRMSPERFTGLVFIDTTADPAGTAEAASWRGNAQQAQQMGVASLVPGILPRMLTGESRMKMPNQVQFLSGLVKQASLNGTVAGGNALATRPDANPVLATIKVPTLLVFGLEDNLTPTELAMKMHNGIAGSKLVLIPGAGHAATFEKANATNAAILSWAKTLK
- a CDS encoding TolC family protein, which translates into the protein MTRLPPRLPLLALLPALLFGAGLSPALAQTAAPTSPATAPTPAAPSPATTAPAPATPATTPPATPAPTTPTPAEAAPATPATPAAPPTPATPVPASTDTTPAPFTLQDALNGVTASASYRQLQLTLAAAQAQAQAAQASTGFTAGVSGSLNTTATGSTDTAGASTSTSASVTATASLPVLPWATANLNAQTAARAYSVAQVTFAQATAALRSSAEQAYGRAVTAQLNLEIAGANLTLTERQLAQVTAFQANNNATVQSVQTAQAAVQTAQTALQSARNELGSARQALGTLTGRDLSAATFSTDLGGMLALTALPTVQAAQVAAQAFSPALASAQKAVTDAQASVTTAQRARRLPDATLSAQYGPGTSSARTGLSGSLNLQSGVASASYTQGFGSSGAASSLALGLSANFNVLDPAADGTLKVAQLQLQQAQAAVQVQTATVSQNVQDAYDAAQVAAQAISARQTSVTAYTTALDTVQARLAVGLSTETDLLNARIALAQAKRDLNTAQITALTSAAQLAALTGLTGAP